A single window of Achromobacter xylosoxidans DNA harbors:
- a CDS encoding vWA domain-containing protein, which translates to MLIDFFYHLRAHKLPVSVQEYLTLVDALRQDVMTPTLDDFYFLARTALVKDEALYDRYDKAFGAYYKGIEAALPAGKDIPLDWLIKQFEKSLTPEEKAAIERHGWDKLMELFKERMEEQKERHAGGSKWIGTGGTSPFGNGGYHPEGIRVGGQSAGNRSAVKVWDMRQFKDYDDQVELGTRNFKVALRRLRRFAREGAELELDLDDTIASTARNAGHLDLRMVPERHNTVKVLMLLDVGGSMDDHIGRVEELFSAARSEFRNLEVYYFHNCPYESLWQSNRRRQNERFDTWDVLRKYNPDWRLIIVGDATMSPYEILQPGGSVEHYNKEPGAQWMRRLLDAWPKSVWLNPEPTASWQYRQSIALMRDIMQDRMYPVTVAGLEQAMRVLSK; encoded by the coding sequence ATGCTGATCGACTTCTTCTACCACCTGCGGGCCCACAAGCTGCCGGTCTCGGTGCAGGAATACCTGACGCTGGTGGACGCCTTGCGCCAGGACGTGATGACGCCCACGCTGGACGACTTCTACTTCCTGGCGCGCACCGCGCTGGTCAAGGACGAAGCGCTCTACGACCGCTACGACAAGGCCTTCGGCGCCTACTACAAGGGCATCGAGGCCGCGCTGCCGGCGGGCAAGGACATCCCGCTGGACTGGCTCATCAAGCAGTTCGAGAAGAGCCTGACGCCGGAAGAGAAGGCCGCCATCGAGAGGCACGGCTGGGACAAGCTGATGGAGCTCTTCAAGGAACGCATGGAAGAGCAAAAGGAACGCCACGCCGGCGGCAGCAAATGGATCGGCACCGGCGGCACCTCGCCCTTCGGCAACGGCGGCTACCACCCCGAAGGCATCCGCGTCGGCGGCCAGTCGGCCGGCAACCGCAGCGCGGTCAAGGTCTGGGACATGCGCCAGTTCAAGGACTACGACGACCAGGTCGAGCTGGGCACGCGCAACTTCAAGGTCGCGCTGCGCCGCCTGCGGCGCTTCGCGCGCGAAGGCGCCGAACTCGAACTGGACCTGGACGACACCATCGCCAGCACCGCGCGCAATGCCGGGCACCTGGACCTGCGCATGGTCCCGGAGCGCCACAACACGGTCAAGGTACTGATGCTGCTGGACGTCGGCGGCAGCATGGACGACCACATCGGCCGCGTCGAGGAACTGTTCTCCGCGGCTCGCAGCGAGTTCCGCAACCTCGAGGTCTACTACTTCCACAACTGCCCCTACGAGAGCCTGTGGCAGAGCAACCGCCGGCGCCAGAACGAACGCTTCGACACCTGGGACGTGCTGCGCAAGTACAACCCCGACTGGCGCCTGATCATCGTCGGCGACGCCACCATGAGCCCCTACGAGATCCTGCAGCCGGGCGGCTCGGTCGAGCACTACAACAAGGAACCCGGCGCGCAGTGGATGCGCCGGCTGCTGGACGCCTGGCCCAAGTCCGTGTGGCTCAACCCCGAGCCCACCGCGTCGTGGCAGTACCGCCAGTCGATCGCGCTGATGCGCGACATCATGCAGGACCGCATGTACCCCGTGACGGTCGCGGGTCTGGAACAGGCGATGCGAGTGCTGTCGAAGTGA
- a CDS encoding c-type cytochrome, with amino-acid sequence MKLRFSRKYSVSLLAALASCAIAGQASAADAAPVGNVQNARDKVSMCIGCHGIEGYKATFPELYHVPMIAGQNAKYIETALNEYKKGARSHPTMDAIAGSLSDQDIADLAAYYSNLK; translated from the coding sequence ATGAAGTTGCGATTCTCTCGGAAGTACTCGGTTTCCCTGCTGGCCGCGCTGGCATCCTGTGCGATCGCCGGCCAGGCAAGCGCCGCAGATGCAGCCCCGGTCGGCAATGTCCAGAACGCCCGCGACAAGGTGTCCATGTGCATCGGTTGTCACGGCATCGAAGGCTACAAGGCAACGTTTCCCGAGCTTTACCACGTGCCGATGATCGCTGGGCAGAACGCGAAATACATCGAAACCGCCCTCAATGAGTACAAGAAAGGCGCGCGCAGCCATCCCACGATGGACGCCATTGCCGGCAGCCTGTCCGACCAGGACATCGCCGATCTGGCCGCGTACTACTCGAATCTCAAATAA
- a CDS encoding DUF1841 family protein, giving the protein MFNPSRDQVREFFIETWRKHRANQVLTPLEAMALDWIIEHPEYHPDLESPDAMTAEYAVEKGRTNPFLHLSMHLAIAEQLSIDHPPGIRSAYQRLVARTDAHQAAHEIMECLGRVVWEAQRLGTPLDSDTYIDLIRQRAER; this is encoded by the coding sequence ATGTTCAACCCTTCCCGCGACCAAGTCCGCGAATTCTTCATCGAAACCTGGCGCAAGCACCGCGCCAACCAGGTCCTGACCCCGCTGGAGGCCATGGCCCTGGACTGGATCATCGAACATCCGGAATACCATCCCGATCTTGAAAGCCCGGACGCCATGACCGCCGAGTACGCGGTCGAAAAAGGCCGCACCAATCCGTTCCTGCACCTGTCGATGCACCTTGCCATCGCCGAGCAACTGTCGATCGACCACCCGCCCGGCATCCGCAGCGCCTACCAGCGGCTGGTGGCGCGCACCGACGCGCACCAGGCCGCGCACGAGATCATGGAATGCCTGGGCCGGGTGGTCTGGGAAGCGCAGCGCCTGGGCACGCCGCTGGACAGCGATACCTACATCGACCTGATCCGCCAGCGCGCCGAACGCTGA
- a CDS encoding O-antigen ligase family protein, translating to MPILLLRSVAVLTLLIPALALTSAVGGPVIIYLTALIALATMAVNLSRRWEPFALKELVPMAIALGVPLLVMFINNVSLGIWSSSEFEKLLRFALAIPVCWMLMRVPRNWLRHVQWSLLFGAIVGSLMLIYIVLSPSLGRGAVSDFGGRYNAVGFADLTIFFGLASLLTLPWTLSRWPRLEAALKLAAVPLSIYAVWVSQTRSSWALLVIFGVVYLLTKRRWTRRTKLLFLTGLVLVMTAVAAISWQSKDSRWKKVISDLDRYEHHDRDTSVGIRIQLWKASWLMFQESPLVGVGVPSFRSELAKLEQQGVVTEEVSIGYGEPHNDMLGALAGYGLLGLLSILALYLIPAAIFWRRSASDDPVVHVGSQIGLLFCLGYFVFSLSEMMFRNMRSVPIYALTVVVLYALTSARTGLAQQRLAARR from the coding sequence ATGCCCATTCTTCTTTTACGCAGCGTTGCGGTCCTGACGCTGTTGATTCCCGCCCTGGCGTTGACCAGCGCCGTAGGCGGACCGGTGATCATCTATCTGACGGCCCTGATCGCCCTGGCGACCATGGCGGTCAACCTGTCGCGCCGCTGGGAGCCGTTCGCGCTGAAAGAGCTGGTCCCGATGGCGATTGCCCTGGGTGTCCCGCTGCTGGTGATGTTCATCAACAACGTCAGCCTGGGCATTTGGAGTTCCTCCGAGTTCGAGAAACTGCTGCGCTTTGCGCTGGCGATTCCGGTTTGCTGGATGTTGATGCGGGTGCCGCGCAATTGGTTGCGGCATGTGCAATGGAGCCTGCTGTTCGGCGCCATCGTTGGTTCGTTGATGCTGATCTACATCGTCCTGTCGCCGAGCCTGGGGCGGGGCGCGGTATCGGATTTTGGCGGGCGCTACAACGCAGTGGGTTTCGCCGATCTGACCATATTCTTCGGCCTGGCGTCGCTCTTGACCCTGCCCTGGACGCTTTCACGCTGGCCGCGCCTGGAGGCCGCGTTGAAGCTCGCCGCGGTGCCGCTGAGCATCTACGCGGTATGGGTCTCGCAGACGCGCAGCAGCTGGGCATTGCTGGTGATTTTCGGCGTGGTGTATCTGCTGACCAAGCGTCGTTGGACACGGCGCACTAAACTGCTGTTCCTGACCGGACTGGTGCTGGTGATGACGGCCGTTGCGGCGATTTCGTGGCAGTCCAAGGACAGCCGCTGGAAAAAAGTGATATCGGACCTGGACCGGTATGAACACCACGATCGTGACACGTCGGTGGGTATCCGCATACAGCTCTGGAAAGCCTCCTGGCTGATGTTCCAGGAGAGTCCGCTGGTGGGGGTGGGCGTACCCAGCTTCCGCTCGGAATTGGCCAAGCTCGAACAGCAGGGTGTGGTGACCGAGGAGGTCTCGATCGGCTACGGCGAGCCGCACAATGACATGCTGGGCGCACTGGCAGGCTACGGCTTGCTGGGTTTGCTCAGCATTCTGGCCCTGTACCTGATTCCCGCGGCGATCTTCTGGCGCCGTTCCGCCAGCGACGACCCGGTGGTGCATGTCGGTTCGCAGATCGGCTTGCTGTTCTGCCTGGGATACTTCGTTTTCAGCCTGTCAGAAATGATGTTCCGCAACATGCGCAGCGTGCCGATCTACGCGCTGACGGTGGTGGTGCTGTACGCGCTGACGTCGGCCCGCACCGGGTTGGCGCAGCAGCGCCTGGCGGCGCGGCGTTAG
- a CDS encoding c-type cytochrome, translating into MNRTMLALAGATLAISGAAAQAQDLVAGKAVFEKFQCASCHGADAKTAVDPAYPTLAGQHADYLVHALKAYRRGASGSAATANVRKNPIMGAFATQLSDQDISNVAAWLSSLPSDLGVRK; encoded by the coding sequence ATGAACCGTACCATGCTTGCCCTCGCGGGCGCGACGTTGGCCATTTCGGGCGCTGCCGCCCAGGCCCAGGACCTGGTGGCCGGCAAGGCCGTCTTCGAGAAATTCCAGTGCGCGTCGTGCCACGGCGCCGACGCCAAGACGGCGGTGGACCCGGCCTATCCGACGCTGGCCGGCCAGCATGCCGACTACCTGGTGCATGCGCTGAAGGCCTACCGGCGGGGCGCTTCGGGCAGCGCGGCCACGGCCAATGTGCGCAAGAACCCCATCATGGGCGCCTTCGCCACCCAGTTGTCGGACCAGGACATCAGCAACGTGGCCGCCTGGCTGTCGTCGTTGCCCAGCGACCTGGGCGTGCGCAAATAA
- the icd gene encoding NADP-dependent isocitrate dehydrogenase produces the protein MSYQHIKVPAGGQKITVNADFSLNVPDQPIVPYIEGDGTGADITPVMIKVVDAAVQKAYGGKRKIHWMEVYAGEKATKVYGPDVWLPDETLEVVKDYVVSIKGPLTTPVGGGIRSLNVALRQQLDLYVCLRPVAYFKGVPSPVREPEKTNMVIFRENSEDIYAGIEYMAESEQAKELIQFLQTKLGVKKIRFPNTSSIGIKPVSREGTERLVRKAAQYVIDNDRTSLTLVHKGNIMKFTEGGFRDWGYALLQKEFGAQLIDGGPWCKFKNPKTGREIIVKDVIADAFLQQILLRPAEYDVIATLNLNGDYISDALAAQVGGIGIAPGANLSDSVAMFEATHGTAPKYAGKDYVNPGSEILSAEMMLRHMGWTEAADLIISSMEKSILSKKVTYDFARLLEGATQVSCSGFGQVMIDNM, from the coding sequence ATGTCCTACCAACATATCAAGGTGCCCGCTGGGGGCCAGAAGATCACGGTCAACGCTGATTTCTCGCTGAACGTGCCCGATCAGCCCATCGTGCCCTATATCGAGGGTGATGGCACGGGCGCGGACATCACCCCCGTGATGATCAAGGTCGTCGACGCCGCCGTGCAAAAGGCCTACGGCGGCAAGCGCAAGATCCACTGGATGGAGGTCTATGCCGGCGAGAAGGCCACCAAGGTCTACGGCCCGGACGTCTGGCTGCCCGACGAGACCCTGGAGGTCGTCAAGGACTACGTGGTGTCGATCAAGGGCCCGCTGACCACCCCGGTCGGCGGCGGCATCCGCTCGCTGAACGTGGCGCTGCGCCAACAGCTGGATTTGTACGTCTGCCTGCGTCCGGTGGCGTATTTCAAGGGTGTGCCGTCGCCGGTGCGTGAACCGGAAAAGACGAACATGGTGATCTTCCGCGAGAACTCGGAGGACATCTACGCCGGCATCGAATACATGGCCGAAAGCGAGCAGGCCAAGGAACTGATCCAGTTCCTGCAGACCAAGCTCGGCGTCAAGAAGATCCGCTTCCCCAACACCTCGTCCATCGGCATCAAGCCGGTGTCGCGCGAAGGCACCGAGCGCCTGGTGCGCAAGGCGGCGCAGTACGTCATCGACAATGACCGTACCTCGCTGACCCTGGTGCACAAGGGCAACATCATGAAGTTCACGGAAGGCGGTTTCCGTGACTGGGGCTACGCGCTGCTGCAGAAGGAATTCGGCGCGCAGCTGATCGACGGCGGCCCGTGGTGCAAGTTCAAGAATCCCAAGACCGGCCGCGAGATCATCGTCAAGGACGTCATCGCCGACGCGTTCCTGCAGCAGATCCTGCTGCGTCCGGCCGAATACGACGTGATCGCCACCCTGAACCTGAACGGCGACTACATCTCCGACGCGCTGGCCGCGCAGGTGGGCGGCATCGGCATCGCCCCGGGCGCCAACCTGTCGGATTCGGTCGCCATGTTCGAGGCCACGCACGGCACGGCGCCGAAGTACGCGGGCAAGGACTACGTCAACCCGGGTTCGGAGATCCTGTCGGCGGAAATGATGTTGCGCCACATGGGCTGGACCGAGGCGGCCGACCTGATCATCTCCAGCATGGAAAAATCGATCCTCTCAAAGAAGGTCACTTACGACTTCGCGCGCTTGCTCGAAGGCGCGACCCAGGTGTCCTGCTCGGGCTTCGGCCAGGTCATGATCGACAACATGTGA
- a CDS encoding glycosyltransferase family 9 protein, with protein sequence MAQPAPNMPPYDASASVRGLRDAKRVALLMAPRLGDTLLMMTMAHNLIAHGREVTIFGDYAYGLRDWFPGMDIRPSLPEEQAAAVLKDYDCAAQMHVGWPYALHAFAPSYFYYDAHVVITGRGFVKLNQIRDYCRDQLGLALADTDIGLRPPVAGRHRVFEKRVAVHPSSTGPDRCWAPRHFVELGLRLQRQGYEPVFILAPHERAAWACLTEAGLAIQQSPALVDVAAFIHECGWFIGNESGVGHLASSVGVPTLTLTGRPTRTKAWRPGWSMSRIAYPAYIPGGRWRDRLWREWLRPGSVMAAFEGLTRDYKKSIMASKVARS encoded by the coding sequence ATGGCACAACCAGCCCCCAATATGCCGCCCTATGACGCTTCGGCGAGTGTCCGAGGCCTGCGTGACGCCAAGCGGGTCGCGCTGCTGATGGCGCCCCGATTGGGCGACACGCTGCTCATGATGACCATGGCGCACAACCTGATCGCGCATGGGCGCGAAGTGACCATTTTTGGCGATTACGCCTATGGCTTGCGCGATTGGTTTCCAGGGATGGACATCCGGCCTTCGCTGCCCGAGGAACAGGCCGCCGCCGTGCTGAAGGACTACGATTGCGCCGCGCAGATGCATGTCGGCTGGCCCTATGCCCTGCACGCTTTTGCTCCGTCCTATTTCTATTACGACGCCCATGTGGTGATTACCGGCAGGGGCTTCGTCAAGCTCAACCAAATCCGGGATTATTGCCGCGACCAGCTCGGGCTGGCGCTGGCGGACACCGACATCGGGCTGCGCCCGCCGGTGGCGGGACGCCATCGCGTTTTCGAGAAGCGGGTGGCGGTGCATCCGTCGTCCACCGGCCCGGATCGTTGCTGGGCACCGCGGCATTTCGTCGAGCTGGGCCTGCGGTTGCAACGCCAGGGCTATGAACCGGTGTTCATCCTGGCTCCCCACGAGCGTGCCGCGTGGGCCTGCCTGACCGAGGCCGGCCTGGCCATCCAGCAGTCCCCCGCCCTGGTGGACGTGGCGGCATTCATCCACGAATGCGGCTGGTTCATCGGCAATGAATCCGGTGTCGGCCACCTGGCGTCCAGCGTGGGCGTGCCGACGCTGACCTTGACCGGGCGCCCGACCCGCACCAAGGCGTGGCGTCCCGGTTGGTCGATGTCCCGCATCGCCTACCCTGCCTATATCCCTGGAGGCCGCTGGCGCGACCGCCTGTGGCGCGAGTGGTTGCGGCCGGGCAGCGTCATGGCGGCGTTCGAAGGCCTGACGCGAGACTACAAGAAATCCATCATGGCTTCGAAAGTCGCTCGATCGTAA
- a CDS encoding GNAT family N-acetyltransferase, which yields MTTHADNGAPGGAILVDCTHERHADQILAIFNEAIATSTALYDYKPRPREAMLGWFQAKAAGGFPVVGFENAAGELMAFASYGTFRAWPAYKYSVEHSVYVDGRFRGRGLGEALMRVLIERARANQVHLMIGGIDAANQGSIKLHEKLGFVHAGTIREAGFKFGRWLDLAFYQLTLDTPAQPVDG from the coding sequence ATGACTACGCACGCTGACAACGGCGCCCCGGGCGGCGCCATCCTGGTCGATTGCACGCACGAGCGCCATGCGGACCAGATCCTGGCCATCTTCAACGAAGCCATCGCCACTTCCACCGCGCTGTACGACTACAAGCCGCGGCCGCGCGAGGCGATGCTGGGCTGGTTCCAGGCCAAGGCCGCCGGCGGCTTCCCGGTGGTGGGATTCGAGAACGCGGCGGGCGAGCTGATGGCGTTCGCCAGCTACGGCACGTTCCGCGCCTGGCCGGCCTACAAGTACTCGGTCGAGCATTCCGTGTATGTCGACGGCCGCTTTCGCGGGCGGGGCTTGGGCGAGGCGCTGATGCGCGTGCTGATCGAACGCGCCCGCGCCAACCAGGTGCACCTGATGATCGGCGGCATCGACGCGGCCAACCAGGGCAGCATCAAGCTGCATGAGAAGCTGGGATTCGTGCATGCCGGCACCATCCGCGAGGCCGGCTTCAAGTTCGGTCGCTGGCTCGACCTGGCTTTCTACCAGTTGACCCTGGATACGCCGGCGCAGCCGGTGGACGGCTGA
- a CDS encoding AAA family ATPase yields the protein MSAAQTAPSAPQARFDGTDRYVATDDLKLAVNAALTLQRPLLIKGEPGTGKTMLAEEVARALDRPLLQWHIKSTTKAHQGLYEYDAVSRLRDSQLGDEKVRDIRNYIVQGTLWQAFEAEQPVVVLIDEIDKADIEFPNDLLRELDRMEFHVYETRQTIAARHRPLVIITSNNEKDLPDAFLRRCFFHYIRFPDRETMRDIVAVHFPELKQDVLRAALDTFFSLRDAPGLKKKPSTSELLDWLRLLLAEDVSAAQIDAHTATAVPLMAGALLKNEQDVHLLERLAAMTRGAQRR from the coding sequence ATGTCCGCTGCCCAGACCGCTCCTTCCGCACCGCAAGCACGCTTCGATGGCACCGATCGCTACGTCGCCACCGATGACCTGAAGCTCGCCGTAAACGCCGCCCTGACACTGCAGCGCCCGCTGCTGATCAAGGGCGAACCCGGCACCGGCAAGACCATGCTGGCCGAGGAAGTGGCGCGCGCGCTGGACCGCCCCTTGCTGCAGTGGCACATCAAGTCCACCACCAAGGCGCATCAGGGTCTTTACGAATACGACGCGGTGTCGCGCCTGCGCGACTCGCAGCTCGGCGACGAAAAAGTCCGCGACATCCGCAACTACATCGTGCAGGGCACGCTGTGGCAGGCTTTCGAGGCCGAGCAGCCGGTGGTGGTGCTGATCGACGAGATCGACAAGGCCGACATCGAATTCCCCAACGACCTGCTGCGCGAACTGGACCGCATGGAGTTCCATGTGTACGAAACGCGCCAGACCATCGCCGCGCGCCACCGCCCGCTGGTCATCATCACCTCCAACAACGAGAAGGACCTGCCCGACGCCTTCCTGCGCCGCTGCTTCTTCCACTACATCCGCTTCCCCGACCGCGAGACCATGCGCGACATCGTCGCGGTGCACTTCCCCGAACTCAAGCAGGACGTGCTGCGCGCGGCGCTCGACACCTTCTTCAGCCTGCGCGACGCGCCGGGCCTGAAGAAGAAGCCGTCGACCTCCGAGTTGCTGGACTGGCTGCGCCTGCTGCTGGCCGAGGACGTCAGCGCCGCGCAGATCGACGCGCACACCGCCACCGCGGTGCCGCTGATGGCCGGCGCCCTGCTCAAGAACGAACAGGACGTGCACCTGCTGGAACGGCTCGCCGCCATGACCCGCGGCGCCCAGCGCCGCTGA